A stretch of the Ostrea edulis chromosome 9, xbOstEdul1.1, whole genome shotgun sequence genome encodes the following:
- the LOC125658184 gene encoding demethylmenaquinone methyltransferase-like → MSKITNYNEVSKSYDTTRGATDAFVVKSMMENFTGKTVKEMDIIDIGCGTGNYADYFLQFEPRSLTLMDASEGMLAKAKAKLPSDHSKTRLSFKKVVLPDMPYEDNLFDAAMINMVLHHLEENPDGKSFPCLSKTLKEVYRILKPGGVLTITCLTPETLEAIWYSHLVPENTQRWMKRLASHRQIKTYLEESGLSLKSAFTTLMPSHVPELRNPEDVISESYRKNLSFWGTCTKSENEDMIQNVTRMKNEGTLQEFYETHNKTDAFGILEILAARKEMK, encoded by the exons ATGAGCAAAATAACGAATTACAACGAAGTTTCAAAATCCTACGACACCACAAGAGGGGCAACGGATGCCTTTGTAGTAAAGAGTATGATGGAGAACTTTACAGGGAAGACTGTCAAG GAAATGGATATAATCGACATCGGTTGTGGAACAGGGAACTACGCAGACTATTTTCTCCAGTTTGAACCACGAAGCCTGACCTTGATGGATGCCAGCGAGGGAATGCTCGCCAAGGCAAAAGCAAAACTGCCGTCTGACCATTCGAAAACTAGACTGTCATTCAAAAAAGTAGTTCTGCCTGATATGCCATATGAAGATAATCTTTTCGATGCTGCGATGATAAATATG GTCTTGCATCATTTGGAAGAAAATCCTGATGGGAAATCTTTTCCATGTCTCTCCAAGACTTTGAAGGAGGTCTATCGTATCCTTAAACCAGGAGGGGTTTTGACCATTACTTGCCTGACACCAGAGACATTGGAAGCCATCTGGTATTCGCATCTCGTGCCGGAAAACACACAGCGGTGGATGAAAAGATTGGCTAGTCACAGGCAAATAAAAACGTATTTAGAGGAGTCTGGTCTTTCACTGAAATCAGCTTTCACAACATTGATGCCCTCACATGTCCCAGAACTTCGCAATCCGGAGGACGTAATAAGTGAATCATATAGAAAAAATTTATCGTTTTGGGGAACCTGTACGAAGTCGGAAAATGAAGACATGATTCAAAACGTAACTAGAATGAAGAATGAAGGAACTCTTCAAGAATTCTATGAAACTCACAATAAAACCGATGCTTTTGGGATTTTGGAGATTTTAGCCGCtagaaaagaaatgaaatga